Proteins from one Rosa chinensis cultivar Old Blush chromosome 7, RchiOBHm-V2, whole genome shotgun sequence genomic window:
- the LOC112179806 gene encoding VIN3-like protein 2, protein MKDDPEEKASGMHSAFSGFVLDPEKCSRLSLGEKRELVHEIAQWTKEAPEMLSSFSRKELVEMICAELGEERKYRGYTKPRLIDRLLKSVSEKSKSNTNSNPAFSPVKVEIGKKRKQSTEASFQPFTDQGRVSMVTSKEEHAKFQLCQNAACRAPLSSEQSFCKRCSCCICHLFDDNKDPSLWLTCDSDIVDENGPCGMSCHLECALKHERAGIVKNGCCRQLDGSFYCIACGKVNDLMRTWRKQLVIAKEARRVDALCLRISLSHKILLHTKKYQKLQNIVETAIKSLNDEVGPLEQVCGKMARGIVNRLSCGADVQKLCVSAVESFDSMFSDPCSVHMEKKELPTCCIQFEESSPSSVIIVLEYEDHLFNNFLGCRLWHRKSDEKDYPDQPSFIVLRPEKKFAIADLHPATEYFCKVSLFSNTQTLGVWEAKWVTPALYDSFVALEKQTGEENTVIGQILSQEESTNSSDIKGDRPVKFQSSNGINKNQKKGLYPLPRSMETASLIKEAASPLTPCKSNGIREAPSIKCTKRVEESDYEYSVRAIKWLEHEGHIDEDFRVKFLTWFSLKATMQERRVVRVYVDTFIDDPSSLAGQLIHTFVEEICFQPKEYQFLSLGLTQGCDIKF, encoded by the exons ATGAAGGACGACCCAGAAGAGAAGGCTTCAGGCATGCACTCTGCATTTTCAG GTTTTGTGCTGGACCCTGAAAAATGTAGCAGGCTAAGtttgggagagaagagagaactaGTCCATGAGATTGCCCAATGGACAAAAGAAGCTCCAGAGATGCTTAGTTCCTTTAGCCGTAAGGAGCTTGTTGAAATGATCTGTGCCGAACTGGGTGAGGAAAGGAAGTACAGAGGATATACGAAACCTAGACTGATAGATCGCCTGCTAAAGTCAGTTTCTGAGAAATCAAAGAGTAATACTAACAGTAATCCTGCATTTTCTCCGGTCAAAGTAGaaattggaaagaaaaggaaacagaGCACTGAAGCTTCCTTTCAACCATTCACTGACCAAGGTCGTGTTTCCATGGTGACTAGTAAAGAAGAACATGCTAAATTCCAACTTTGTCAGAATGCAGCATGCAGAGCTCCGTTAAGTTCAGAGCAATCTTTTTGCAAGAGATGTTCTTGCTGTATCTGCCATCTTTTTGATGATAACAAGGATCCTAGTCTATGGTTGACTTGTGACTCTGACATTGTTGATGAGAATGGTCCATGTGGAATGTCATGCCATCTGGAATGTGCTCTCAAACATGAAAGAGCTGGGATTGTGAAGAATGGTTGCTGTCGCCAGTTGGATGGAAGCTTCTATTGCATTGCTTGTGGAAAGGTCAATGATTTAATGAG AACGTGGAGAAAACAATTAGTGATTGCCAAGGAAGCTAGAAGAGTTGATGCACTGTGTCTAAGGATTTCTTTATCTCACAAAATTCTTTTGCATACCAAGAAATACCAAAAATTGCAGAACATTGTAGAAACTGCCATAAAAAGCCTGAACGATGAAGTAGGGCCGTTAGAACAGGTTTGTGGAAAGATGGCACGTGGAATTGTTAACAGGCTCTCTTGTGGTGCTGATGTTCAGAAACTGTGCGTTTCTGCAGTTGAATCTTTTGACTCGATGTTTTCTGATCCTTGTTCTGTccatatggaaaagaaagaactaccaa CTTGCTGCATCCAGTTTGAAGAGTCATCCCCTTCTTCCGTCATCATTGTGCTAGAATATGAGGATCATCTTTTTAACAATTTCTTAGGCTGCCGGCTGTGGCATCGCAAGTCTGATGAGAAGGATTATCCAGACCAACCTTCTTTCATTGTTTTAAGGCCAGAGAAGAAATTTGCTATTGCTGATCTGCATCCTGCAACTGAATATTTCTGCAAGGTATCTTTGTTTAGCAACACACAGACATTGGGTGTTTGGGAAGCTAAATGGGTGACGCCTGCATTGTATGATAGCTTTGTTGCATTAGAGAAACAGACAGGGGAAGAGAACACAGTAATTGGTCAAATTCTTTCCCAAGAAGAATCAACCAATAGTAGTGACATCAAAGGAGATCGTCCTGTGAAGTTTCAGTCATCAAATGGGATCAACAAGAACCAGAAAAAAGGGCTCTACCCACTGCCTCGTTCAATGGAAACTGCTTCATTGATCAAAGAAGCAGCGTCTCCATTGACACCTTGCAAGTCCAATGGAATACGTGAAGCACCGAGCATCAAATGTACAAAGCGAGTGGAGGAAAGTGATTATGAATATTCGGTGAGGGCAATTAAATGGTTAGAGCATGAGGGTCACATAGATGAAGATTTCAGAGTAAAGTTTCTAACTTGGTTCAGCCTGAAAGCTACTATGCAAGAGCGGAGAGTGGTCAGAGTGTATGTGGACACTTTCATTGATGATCCATCAAGCTTGGCTGGGCAGCTCATCCATACctttgtggaagagatttgttTTCAGCCAAAAGAATACCAGTTTCTCAGCCTGGGCCTTACACAAGGTTGTGATATCAAATTTTGA